In Nostoc sphaeroides, the genomic window ACTCGGCGGCGGAAGAGTCAATTTACCTCACCAAATACGGTTCCAAGGTAAATATGTTGGTACGCACCGATAAAATGCGGGCTTCTAAAGCCATGCAAGACCGCGTTTTGAGCAACCCGAAAATCCAAGTGCATTGGAACACAGAAGCCGTGGATATCTTCGGTAACGGCCACATGGAAGGGGTGAAAGTCCGCAATACCAAAACTGGTGAAGAGAGCAAATTGCACGCTAAGGGTTTATTTTACGCTGTTGGTCATACTCCCAATACCTCTTTATTTAAAGGTCAGTTAGAACTGGATGAAGTCGGTTACGTTGTCACTAAGCCCGGTTCTGTAGAAACCAGTGTAGAAGGCGTTTTTGCTGCTGGCGACGTACAAGATCATGAGTTTCGGCAAGCAATTACGGCTGCGGGTACTGGCTGTATGGCGGCGATGTTGGCAGAACGTTGGTTGTCTTCTAGTGGCTTGATTCAAGAATTCCATCAACAGCCAGAAACAGCAGATAATGAATTAGAACATCAGCCAGCCAAAAAGACTGAAGCCGAGGAAGAAGCTGGATTTAACTTGGATGGGACACGCCATCAGGGAGGTTATGCTTTACGGAAATTGTTCCATGAAAGCGATCGCTTACTTCTTGTTAAATACGTCTCTCCTGGTTGTGGCCCTTGTCATACCCTGAAGCCGATTTTAAATAAAGTGGTGGATGAATTTGATAGCATTATTCACTTTGTGGAAATTGACATCGACAAAGACCGAGATATTGCTGAAAATGCTGGTGTGACAGGAACGCCAACGGTTCAATTGTTCAAAAACAAGGAATTGGTGAAGGAAGTTAAAGGTGTGAAGCAAAAGAGCGAATACCGGCAGTTGATTGAGAGCAACCTTTAAGAGAATGGGGAGTGGGGAATGGAGGACGGTTACTAATGCCCAATACTCACCCCCCTACATCGCAAACTAATCTGTTAAATAAAGAAACAGAAATAATTGTTGTATTTACCAAAATTTGTGCCTGATTAAAATCTGAATCACCCGTAATCAAAAAATCTGCTTCTGCTGCCATAGCACAAGCTAAAAATTTTTCATCTTTTCTATCTCTGGGAAAATCAACTTCCAAATTTACATCAATTCGCGTTATAAATGTATCGATAATTTCAAACCACTCACATATCACCTCATCCGTCAACTTAAACTTTCTGCGGCTTAATACCTCCTTGTATTCCACAATAATTTCTTCAGAGGCTATCCATTGCCAATCAGGATTATCAAAAATAAACTGAATAACTTCCCTTGGTACTCTACCCTTAAGGACAGCAGAAACTAAAACGTTAGTATCAATAACAACTTTCATTCTCCGCGTTGGTAAGCTTCAATTTCTGCTTCAATTTCTGCTTCTGTAATATCTTGCAATCCTGGTATTAACTGTGTTTTATCAAATAAATTTCTCAATTTTTTACTGATCTCTGCTCTTGGGTTGTCCTCCGCTAATATAATTATTTCTACTCTCTGTCCTACCTGAAAAGGTAAATCAGATAATATTAATTGACTGGGATCTGTAATGGTGATGTATTTTTTATAAGCGTTCATAATTCCTCCATTAACTTGTATTTCTCTACTGGAAATGATTAACCTCTGTGGTGACACTAAGTAGGACGGCGGAAATAATTAAATGTTTGTAGTAAGGACTTTAGTCCTAAAAGAAGGACTGAAGTCCTTACTACGAACTGAATTACAATAATTTTACATTAGTTAATATAGTTTGAATTATTCTCACCGACTTACTTAGCTGGTAATTTATCTCTAGGCATAATCTCACCTATTACTCAGTCTAGCTCTGTAACCACCACTCAAGAGCCAGACTTTTATCCAGGATATTTACGCAATACCCTATCTGATATGTAAAATAGTCAGCGTATCAAGCTTTGATCCAAGCGATCGCTTTATGGCCATTACAAAACGGCGACTACCGACATTTTTACAGTTTGGCAACAGTCTCAATCTTTCGCAAAAACTCATGCTCATCGGGTTAGCCATTACCCTATTTTTCATCTTCCTGGCATTTTTCGCTCCCGTATTCCAGGCTTGGGGATGGCTGCAAAACCCGAAAGATTTTCTCTCTAATCCAATTCACGAGCCACCCTCAGCTAAACATTGGTTTGGTACTAGTCGTTTGGGTTATGATGTGTTCTCCCGGACATTGTTCGGCGCTCAAGCTGCTTTGCAGGTGGTGATTTTGGCAACAGCGCTGAGTATGATTATCGGTGTGCCTTTGGGGATGCTCAGTGGTTATCTCGGCGGGAAGTTGGATAAAGTGTTGCTGTTTATTATGGATAGCATCTACACTCTACCAGGGCTACTGCTGTCTGTGACACTGGCGTTTGTGGTGGGGCGGGGGATATTAAATGCAGCGATCGCTATTAGCATTGCCTACATTCCCCAATATTACCGCGTCGTTCGCAACCACACCGTGAGCGTGAAAACTGAAGTATTCATCGAAGCTGCTCAAGCAATGGGCGCTTCTACTTGGGTTGTGCTTTCTCGTTATTTATTTTTTAACGTCATTCAAAGCGTACCCGTCCTATTCACACTCAACGCTGCTGATGCAATTTTGGTGTTGGGAGGTTTGGGCTTTTTGGGGCTAGGACTTCCCGAAGAAGTGGCAGAATGGGGACATGATTTAAAACAAGCCTTAGAAGCTTTACCTACTGGAATTTGGTGGACTACACTTTTCCCTGGTTTAACCATGACATTCATGGTAGTAGGGTTATCACTACTTGGTGAAGGGTTAAATGAATTTGTCAATCCCCGGTTACGAAGAGAAAATAGAATCCGAAAGTAGTCATTAGTCATTAGTCATTAGTCATTGGTCATTGGACAAAAGACAAAGGACAAAAGACAAATGACAAATGACAAATAAACAATAGAGAGATTTGTATGAAAGATAATCTAACGTTAATTGCTGCCGCTACTGGCGGGTTTATCCTTTCCGTTGCACTTGCTGGTATCTTAAGAGGTGCGCCAGTTACAGGTTGGCAAGAGCAATCGAGTTTCCGCAGCACGACTTTTGCTAATTTACAGAAATCGGAGTTGAAAGCCGCGCGTCTTCTCCCAAGCAAAGACGCTGCGCTAACAGATAGGGAATAGGGAATAGGGAATAGCTGTTCACCAATTACCAATGCCCAATGACAAATGACAAATGACAAATGACAAATGACAAAATTCAAGTAATTGGCATTGATGTGGGGGGGACAGCAATTAAGCTGGGGCGTTTTACACCCGACGGTACTTGTCTGCAATCCTTGACTGTGGCGGCTCCCCAACCGACAACACCAGAGGCTGTGCTGGCGGTGATCGTAGATGCGATCGCGCAAATTGATCCAGATAATCAAGCTGTTGCTATTGGTGTTGGGACTCCTGGCCCATCTGATGCAAGGGGACGCATTGCCAAAATCGCTATTAACTTACCTGGATGGATCGATGTGCCTTTAGCAGATTGGTTAGAAACCAAAACTGACAAACCTACTGCGATCGCTAATGATGCTAATTGCGCTCTTTTGGGAGAAGCTTGGCTGGGAGCCGGTCGCCATTTTCAAAATCTGATTCTGCTAACTTTAGGTACTGGCGTTGGTGGCGCAATTATCCTTGATGGCAAACTATTTGTTGGACATCAAGGAGCCGCCGGGGAATTGGGTTTAATTTCATTAAATCCAAATGGGCCAATTTGTAATAGTGGCAATCAAGGCTCTTTGGAACAATATGCCTGTGCTACTGCGATTCGTCGCCGCACTCTCAAAGAACCCATCGAATTGGGTTTTCTTGCCCAACAAGGAGATACCGCAGCATTGACTTTTTGGCAAGAATATGGTAGTTATTTGGGAATTGGTTTGACGAGTTTAATTTATGTACTCACACCGCAAGCGATCGTGATTGGTGGCGGTATAAGTGGCAGCTTTGAGTTTTTCTTCCCAGCAGTGAAGGCAGAAATTGAGAAGCGAGTTCAGCCTTTATCACGGGTGGGTTTACAAATATTGCCTGCCGAGTTAGGCAATTTTGCTGGGATAGTAGGTGCAGCAAAGTTAGCATGGCAACACTATTCAGGATTTTAGCTCAAACAATAAAGTTGCCCCCCCTTAGCCCTTTTCAACGTAAGTTACTGCAAGCCCTACATAGTGGGTTAACAACTGTCTATAGGTGATTTACTACCTTTACAGATGCAATCCTAGAGCAAATGCAATCAACAGAGAGTGACTACCGCCAAACTGATCAATCCGTAGCTGGTGAGGTCAGCGATCGCAGGTGGAGAGGTTTACGAAGTGAGTTAGAGCCAGGGCAAAATTGAGTTAGTTGTAGATAAACCTTTTACTCAGGTACAACAACCATTAACCTGTGCTGCCGTTACCAAAATTTAATCATGTTATTCATCATGCCCTAAAAGGGAACTATAACTTGAAATCAGTTAAAGGAAGTTTTTGGTGATGAGAGCGATGTCTACGACGGGCTACGCTTACGCTTTTTTATCTACACTCACAATCGGGTTATTTACTCCAGGTATGATGCGATCGGCTTATGCTCAGGTAATATCCGACGGGACTACCAACACCATTGTCAACCCAAGTGGTAATAATTTTAATATTCTGAATGGGATTGAAAAAGGTAATAATTTATTTCACAGCTTCACTAATTTCTCAGTACCAATTAATGGTTCAGCCACTTTTGATTTAGTTAATACGCCAAATATTACAACCATATTTAGTCGGGTTACAGGTGGAAATATTTCCAATATTGATGGATTAATTCGCACAGCAAATACTAGTAAGCCGATAAGTTT contains:
- the trxB gene encoding thioredoxin-disulfide reductase codes for the protein MANTTTENLVIIGSGPAGYTAAIYAGRANLKPVVFEGFQAGGLPGGQLMTTTEVENFPGFPQGITGPELMDQMKAQAERWGAELYTEDVISVDLSQRPFTVRSQEREIKTNSIVIATGATAKRLGLPSEHEFWSRGISACAICDGATPIFHGAELAVIGAGDSAAEESIYLTKYGSKVNMLVRTDKMRASKAMQDRVLSNPKIQVHWNTEAVDIFGNGHMEGVKVRNTKTGEESKLHAKGLFYAVGHTPNTSLFKGQLELDEVGYVVTKPGSVETSVEGVFAAGDVQDHEFRQAITAAGTGCMAAMLAERWLSSSGLIQEFHQQPETADNELEHQPAKKTEAEEEAGFNLDGTRHQGGYALRKLFHESDRLLLVKYVSPGCGPCHTLKPILNKVVDEFDSIIHFVEIDIDKDRDIAENAGVTGTPTVQLFKNKELVKEVKGVKQKSEYRQLIESNL
- a CDS encoding putative toxin-antitoxin system toxin component, PIN family; the protein is MKVVIDTNVLVSAVLKGRVPREVIQFIFDNPDWQWIASEEIIVEYKEVLSRRKFKLTDEVICEWFEIIDTFITRIDVNLEVDFPRDRKDEKFLACAMAAEADFLITGDSDFNQAQILVNTTIISVSLFNRLVCDVGG
- a CDS encoding ABC transporter permease; this encodes MAITKRRLPTFLQFGNSLNLSQKLMLIGLAITLFFIFLAFFAPVFQAWGWLQNPKDFLSNPIHEPPSAKHWFGTSRLGYDVFSRTLFGAQAALQVVILATALSMIIGVPLGMLSGYLGGKLDKVLLFIMDSIYTLPGLLLSVTLAFVVGRGILNAAIAISIAYIPQYYRVVRNHTVSVKTEVFIEAAQAMGASTWVVLSRYLFFNVIQSVPVLFTLNAADAILVLGGLGFLGLGLPEEVAEWGHDLKQALEALPTGIWWTTLFPGLTMTFMVVGLSLLGEGLNEFVNPRLRRENRIRK
- a CDS encoding ROK family protein; translation: MTNDKIQVIGIDVGGTAIKLGRFTPDGTCLQSLTVAAPQPTTPEAVLAVIVDAIAQIDPDNQAVAIGVGTPGPSDARGRIAKIAINLPGWIDVPLADWLETKTDKPTAIANDANCALLGEAWLGAGRHFQNLILLTLGTGVGGAIILDGKLFVGHQGAAGELGLISLNPNGPICNSGNQGSLEQYACATAIRRRTLKEPIELGFLAQQGDTAALTFWQEYGSYLGIGLTSLIYVLTPQAIVIGGGISGSFEFFFPAVKAEIEKRVQPLSRVGLQILPAELGNFAGIVGAAKLAWQHYSGF